The Anopheles maculipalpis chromosome 3RL, idAnoMacuDA_375_x, whole genome shotgun sequence genomic sequence GGCTTCTACGGCTCTATCCTGAAGCCAGTCTCAGGCGAGGAGCTATAGTTGACGATACGAAACTTGCCCGATCGCATGTAATAACCGTAGCGACCTCGAACATTACCCTTGTTGTCGCGTTCCTCTACGTGGAACTGACGATTCTTCCTGTTGCGTGGGAAAAGAGATGGAAAAAATCACTTATTAGTATATTTCGTTCTAAAAACACGtggtaaaacacacaaattacaacaaaaaggtgcaaaacacacacacaacaaaaacagaaagatCACAAGATCGTGCAGTTAGtcacaaaaaaatcaccacATTTACCCTTCACCCGTGTCATAGCCAAACTTGTAGCTGTTAGGCCCATGGTGACCATGCATTTGAAAATCGATTCTAGCACCTTCATCCTCTCCGGCAACGCGGCGCGTATACTGATCCACCCGGCGGTTCCGGCTCGGCACAAACTCGCCCCGGTTCAGCTCGTCCAGCCGCAGCGGCAACAGCGAACGGCCCGAAACGGCCGTCGCTTCCGACTGTGCATCCTGCTCACCGAGCAACGCACTGGCCAGCAGCCGGTCCAGATCGATCGCATCCAGGAAGAAAGTATCCTCCTCCTCGCTCGAGCCCCGCCCGCCCTTGTCACTGTTGTCCGGGCGTGATTTTTCATTCGCATTCTTCTCCACTCCATCGGTGTTCTTCAGGTTGATGAGCTTCTGGGTCGGGCTGTACTTTTTGCTCTTGGTTTTCTTTGGCTTGACGGCGTAGTAGTTTGGTTCGCTTTGTTCGACCGGTGGCGGAAGCAGCGGTTCGGTTAGATCGTCCCGGGACGGGCTATAGGAACCGTAGGAGGTCGTGTGGGGAGAGCCGGTTGATCCGCTGGGCGAGCCGGTCTCCCCATGCGCGAAAAAATCGACCAACTTCGATAACTCCTCCAGCTCCTCGTCCTTTGGCATCACGCGGATCATATACTGTGGTTTATCCTTGGTGGCTTCCGGTGTTACCACGTCCGATCGGCTGGTAATGAGGGCCCGGGGCGTGCTCTGTTTGAGGGGTGATGCCTGGAGCAGGCTGGCTCCCAGTAGACAGGTTGCGATCTATGGAAGGTGGTTAGAAGATAATGGTCAAAGGAGTTTAGTTTTATATATTGAAAGTACAAGTAACAGTAACAGGGATTTTCTTGTGGGGGACTACGAAGGCTCTTGGAAGGctaaaaaattatgaaaataaagGCAATGAAAGTTGAAGACCCCTAACACATCCACTGACTAGGTCAGCGTAAGAGGCCAAACAAAGATATCTtataaaagtttaattttcaaactcCGTGACCAAATATCCTTCGTAAATGAT encodes the following:
- the LOC126560610 gene encoding uncharacterized protein LOC126560610; this translates as MDTAIAATILIPPIESSPDRLPVGEDLLFNYLIATCLLGASLLQASPLKQSTPRALITSRSDVVTPEATKDKPQYMIRVMPKDEELEELSKLVDFFAHGETGSPSGSTGSPHTTSYGSYSPSRDDLTEPLLPPPVEQSEPNYYAVKPKKTKSKKYSPTQKLINLKNTDGVEKNANEKSRPDNSDKGGRGSSEEEDTFFLDAIDLDRLLASALLGEQDAQSEATAVSGRSLLPLRLDELNRGEFVPSRNRRVDQYTRRVAGEDEGARIDFQMHGHHGPNSYKFGYDTGEGKNRQFHVEERDNKGNVRGRYGYYMRSGKFRIVNYSSSPETGFRIEP